In Dyadobacter sp. NIV53, a single window of DNA contains:
- a CDS encoding IS982 family transposase, with protein sequence MKDFTLAIYCLIDDLLQKIDDNHLDSRRKLTNSQVITTVILSCKYFYGNQACACKYLDDHYGFTMSDKSNFNRILHSLTDLIGDLFFHLGMVFKELNLQSVYLIDSFPVAVCKNIRIASSKLLKGKEFRGYNASKREYHYGFKAAAAAVHVVTTYEGIPVEFIVTAGSIHDNTAFQIMPLDLPENSDLYGDAAYLNEDQRELLLTFNNIRLKAATKKNSLVKNTWAQDLENRYYRKKIENTFAEISAKFPKKIHAVTAKGFLLKILCFIIMFILDKQF encoded by the coding sequence ATGAAAGATTTTACACTTGCAATATATTGTTTAATAGACGATTTATTACAAAAAATAGATGATAACCATCTGGATAGTCGTAGGAAATTAACGAATTCCCAAGTGATAACAACGGTCATCTTGTCGTGCAAATATTTCTATGGTAATCAGGCTTGTGCCTGTAAGTACCTGGATGACCATTATGGGTTTACCATGTCGGACAAAAGTAATTTTAACCGTATTTTACACAGTCTGACAGATTTAATAGGTGATTTATTCTTTCATTTAGGTATGGTTTTCAAAGAATTAAACCTGCAAAGTGTTTATTTAATCGACTCATTTCCGGTGGCTGTTTGTAAAAATATTAGAATTGCCAGTTCTAAATTGTTAAAAGGAAAAGAGTTTAGAGGATACAACGCATCTAAACGGGAATATCATTATGGTTTTAAAGCGGCCGCCGCTGCGGTACATGTGGTTACGACATATGAAGGTATTCCTGTGGAATTTATTGTTACTGCTGGAAGTATTCATGACAATACTGCTTTTCAAATAATGCCTCTTGATCTGCCTGAGAACAGCGATTTATATGGCGATGCAGCTTACCTGAATGAAGACCAAAGAGAACTGCTTTTAACATTTAATAACATTAGACTCAAGGCGGCAACGAAAAAAAACTCTCTTGTAAAAAATACCTGGGCACAGGACCTTGAAAATCGCTATTACAGAAAAAAGATAGAAAATACTTTCGCCGAAATTTCTGCTAAATTTCCAAAGAAAATTCACGCAGTAACCGCAAAAGGATTTTTACTTAAAATCCTGTGCTTTATTATCATGTTTATCCTTGACAAACAATTTTAA
- a CDS encoding ester cyclase, which produces MRNLKSTLLYNWFEDVWNKDDENAIDRLMTDEAEFHGIDSNNGTKGAADFKLFFRDFSKQFKNIRIDVEEVISQDDMEAARTVIHAIEADTNKPILFSGICMVRVEDGKIAEAWNSYDFLSVHLQLGKRLVAD; this is translated from the coding sequence ATGAGAAACTTAAAATCAACCTTACTTTACAACTGGTTCGAAGATGTTTGGAATAAGGACGACGAAAACGCCATTGACCGACTTATGACTGATGAAGCGGAATTTCATGGTATTGATTCCAATAATGGTACAAAAGGAGCGGCAGATTTTAAATTGTTCTTTCGGGATTTTTCTAAGCAATTCAAAAATATCAGAATTGATGTAGAAGAAGTAATCAGTCAGGATGATATGGAAGCAGCCAGAACCGTAATCCATGCCATTGAAGCTGACACGAATAAACCAATTTTATTTTCTGGCATTTGCATGGTACGTGTTGAAGATGGCAAAATTGCAGAAGCCTGGAATAGTTATGATTTTTTGTCTGTGCATTTGCAATTAGGAAAACGGCTTGTGGCAGATTAA
- a CDS encoding chromate transporter: MDIQNQPVCYSLSDLTRYFLKLGSFGFGGPVALIGYMHRDLVENRKWISEDEYREGLALAQLAPGPLAAQLGIYLGYVHYGVWGATLTGLAFVLPSFVMVVLLGMAYKLYGGLSWMQAVFYGVGASVIGIITLSSYKLTIKSVSKIESSAIRSRWLLWIFFAAMAVTTAITEREEVWLFILMGFIYMAVKAPPKWLVKKETVLSTVFLAGIGFWQYEPSKLVQIGWFFTKAGAFVFGSGLAIIPFLQAGVVDQMGWLNEQQFLDSVAVAMITPGPVVITVGFIGFLVSGFAGAVVAAAGVFLPCYVFTVLPGPYFKKISKNTSIKAFVDGITAAVVGALAGSVFVIATRSIIDVPSAVIAILTILALIYIKKLQEPYIILIAAIIGFLLKTYF; this comes from the coding sequence ATGGATATACAGAATCAGCCGGTTTGTTACAGCTTATCCGATTTAACGCGGTACTTTTTAAAACTTGGCTCCTTTGGATTTGGCGGCCCTGTTGCCCTGATCGGCTACATGCACCGTGATCTGGTTGAAAACCGGAAATGGATAAGCGAGGATGAATATCGTGAAGGCCTGGCACTTGCTCAGCTTGCTCCTGGCCCACTGGCAGCCCAGCTCGGTATTTATCTGGGTTACGTACATTATGGCGTTTGGGGCGCTACACTCACCGGACTGGCTTTCGTACTTCCGTCTTTTGTAATGGTCGTTTTGCTGGGAATGGCTTATAAACTATACGGTGGCTTGTCGTGGATGCAGGCTGTGTTTTATGGTGTTGGAGCATCAGTAATTGGGATCATCACGCTGAGTTCCTATAAACTGACAATCAAATCGGTAAGTAAAATCGAAAGTTCTGCCATCAGGAGCCGATGGCTTTTATGGATTTTCTTTGCCGCAATGGCCGTAACTACTGCAATCACTGAACGCGAGGAAGTATGGCTTTTTATACTAATGGGATTTATTTATATGGCTGTGAAAGCACCGCCCAAATGGCTTGTTAAAAAGGAAACCGTGTTGTCAACAGTGTTTCTGGCGGGAATTGGTTTCTGGCAGTATGAACCTTCAAAACTCGTACAAATCGGCTGGTTTTTCACCAAGGCTGGTGCATTTGTTTTTGGCAGCGGACTGGCCATTATTCCATTTTTACAGGCGGGTGTTGTGGATCAGATGGGATGGCTAAACGAACAGCAGTTTCTGGATTCCGTTGCCGTTGCGATGATTACGCCGGGACCTGTTGTCATTACCGTGGGATTTATTGGATTTCTGGTATCCGGTTTTGCAGGCGCTGTAGTGGCAGCTGCGGGAGTTTTCCTTCCCTGTTACGTTTTCACCGTGCTCCCTGGCCCCTATTTTAAAAAAATCTCTAAAAATACAAGTATCAAAGCTTTTGTTGATGGCATTACCGCGGCTGTTGTCGGCGCATTGGCAGGATCTGTTTTTGTAATTGCAACCAGATCAATTATTGATGTGCCTTCGGCCGTTATTGCCATTTTAACTATACTTGCGCTGATTTATATCAAAAAATTACAGGAACCATATATCATACTTATTGCCGCCATCATTGGCTTCTTACTAAAAACCTATTTCTAA
- a CDS encoding Crp/Fnr family transcriptional regulator: MPEKSDILSLHLKNFASLSDKDISDSQPFWKARKMNKGDYFNMQSMVCNDLGLIVKGIFRIYFRGPNTKEDKNIFFFSENQFVVSFRSFISRDACWYFIEAMEDSEIFFISYQDLNRLYDSNPNWGKFGRLLAELFFKLAQTRTEEFIFFSHEQRYIRLLEEHPDIIERIPAYHISSYLGITNPSLSRIRKRLESKKSE, encoded by the coding sequence ATGCCCGAAAAAAGCGACATCTTATCACTACATCTGAAGAACTTTGCTTCATTGAGCGATAAGGATATAAGCGATAGCCAGCCATTTTGGAAAGCACGCAAAATGAATAAAGGGGATTATTTCAATATGCAAAGCATGGTTTGCAATGATCTTGGATTGATTGTAAAAGGTATATTCCGGATTTATTTTCGTGGTCCGAATACAAAAGAAGACAAGAACATTTTCTTTTTCTCGGAAAATCAGTTTGTCGTTTCGTTCAGAAGTTTCATTTCGCGCGATGCCTGCTGGTATTTTATCGAGGCGATGGAAGATTCGGAAATTTTCTTCATATCCTATCAGGATCTGAACCGGCTTTATGATAGCAACCCGAATTGGGGGAAATTTGGCAGGTTGCTAGCAGAATTGTTCTTTAAGCTTGCTCAAACCCGAACAGAAGAATTCATTTTTTTCTCCCACGAGCAACGTTATATCAGGTTACTGGAAGAACATCCCGATATTATTGAGCGTATCCCGGCTTATCATATATCTTCTTATCTCGGAATTACTAATCCCTCATTAAGCAGGATCAGGAAGCGTCTTGAAAGTAAAAAGTCGGAATAG
- a CDS encoding DUF2490 domain-containing protein: protein MKKYFLLLFLLFTLPSYAQKQVNKQSGVWLGYFNQTRLTNKWGIWLDLHARRTEFFDRWATQIIRPGITYYANDHLRFTAGYAYARSFPAAGLQTVRPENRLWQQIHWTSRQKRLQTLQWVRLEERFNRKIANDQLQDGSNFNFRFRYLLNLMVPLNRDFIEPNTLFFAFNDEIHINAGKQITYNLFDQNRFFVGLGYQFTKGLNLQVGYMNQFQQLPSGNHFNSNNVLRVFVFHNLDLRSKK, encoded by the coding sequence ATGAAAAAATATTTCCTTCTGCTGTTTTTACTTTTTACGCTTCCGTCATACGCACAAAAACAGGTCAATAAGCAGAGCGGGGTTTGGCTGGGCTATTTTAACCAAACCAGGCTTACCAACAAATGGGGAATCTGGCTTGACCTGCATGCAAGAAGAACGGAATTTTTCGACCGGTGGGCTACGCAGATCATCCGGCCCGGGATAACGTATTATGCCAATGATCACCTTAGGTTCACCGCAGGATACGCTTATGCTCGCAGTTTTCCCGCAGCCGGCCTGCAAACCGTACGTCCGGAAAATAGGCTTTGGCAACAAATACATTGGACAAGCCGCCAGAAACGCCTGCAAACCCTGCAATGGGTCCGGCTGGAAGAGCGCTTTAACAGAAAGATTGCCAATGACCAGCTTCAGGATGGCTCAAATTTCAATTTCCGGTTCCGTTATCTTTTAAATCTGATGGTTCCACTGAACCGTGATTTTATAGAACCTAATACCCTGTTTTTTGCCTTCAATGATGAAATCCATATTAACGCCGGCAAACAGATTACCTATAACCTGTTTGACCAGAACCGTTTTTTTGTAGGGCTCGGTTACCAGTTTACCAAAGGGCTTAATCTGCAGGTTGGCTACATGAACCAGTTCCAGCAGCTGCCATCAGGAAATCATTTTAACAGCAATAATGTACTGCGTGTTTTTGTATTTCATAATCTGGATCTGAGGTCGAAAAAGTGA